The following are from one region of the Bradyrhizobium septentrionale genome:
- a CDS encoding amidase, with product MPKNPTLASLAADLESGATSARKLVEQCIARIADPAGEGQRTFIHVDRDAALEAADAMDRLRKANAAPSPFAGIPVSIKDLFDIKGQVTRAGSRALDDSAPPDVDAPVVARLKRAGFVVIGRTNMTEFAYSGIGINPHYGTPKSAWNRSVGHVPGGSSSGAAVSIADGMAFGALGTDTGGSCRIPAAFNGIVGYKPTQSRIPLDGGVPLSFTLDSYGPLANSVACCAALDAVLADQPVTPLTPRPVKGMRLAVPTTVALDDLDDAVAKTFERALAALSRAGALIERIEVPELLDVGVMNAKGGFASAESYAWHRFLLASKGDIYDPRVAVRIQRGEGFPAADYIDLLNARRSFIARTEQRIAPYDAMVLPTTANLPPTIASLADDKAFGTENLRALRNCTLINVLDGCAISLPAHREGEAPVGLMLAAAGGSDRRIFELAAGMETVIRV from the coding sequence ATGCCCAAAAATCCGACACTCGCCTCCCTTGCCGCCGATCTCGAAAGCGGCGCGACCTCCGCCCGCAAGCTCGTCGAGCAATGCATCGCCAGGATTGCCGATCCGGCCGGCGAGGGCCAGCGCACTTTCATCCATGTCGACCGCGACGCCGCGCTGGAAGCCGCCGATGCCATGGATCGGCTGCGCAAGGCCAATGCCGCGCCGTCGCCGTTCGCCGGCATTCCGGTCTCGATCAAGGACCTGTTCGACATCAAGGGGCAGGTGACGCGCGCGGGCTCGCGGGCGCTCGACGATTCGGCGCCGCCGGATGTCGATGCGCCCGTCGTGGCGCGGCTCAAGCGCGCCGGCTTCGTCGTGATCGGCCGCACCAACATGACCGAGTTCGCCTATTCCGGCATCGGCATCAATCCGCATTACGGCACGCCGAAAAGCGCCTGGAACCGCAGCGTCGGCCACGTGCCCGGCGGCTCGTCCTCGGGGGCGGCGGTCTCGATTGCCGACGGCATGGCGTTCGGCGCGCTCGGCACCGACACCGGCGGCTCTTGCCGGATCCCGGCGGCCTTCAACGGCATCGTCGGCTACAAGCCGACGCAGAGCCGGATTCCGCTCGATGGCGGCGTGCCGCTGTCGTTCACGCTCGACAGCTACGGCCCGCTGGCCAATTCAGTCGCCTGCTGTGCCGCGCTTGACGCGGTGCTGGCCGATCAACCGGTGACGCCGCTGACCCCGCGCCCCGTCAAGGGCATGCGGCTCGCGGTGCCGACCACGGTCGCGCTCGACGACCTCGATGATGCCGTGGCAAAAACCTTCGAGCGTGCGCTCGCCGCGCTGTCGCGCGCCGGCGCGCTGATCGAGCGGATCGAGGTCCCTGAACTGCTCGACGTCGGCGTCATGAACGCCAAGGGCGGTTTTGCCTCCGCCGAGAGTTATGCCTGGCATCGCTTCCTGCTCGCCAGCAAGGGCGACATCTACGACCCCCGCGTCGCCGTGCGCATCCAGCGCGGCGAGGGCTTTCCGGCCGCCGACTATATCGATCTGCTCAACGCGCGGCGCTCTTTCATCGCCCGCACCGAACAGCGGATCGCGCCCTATGACGCGATGGTGCTGCCGACCACGGCGAACCTGCCGCCGACCATCGCCAGCCTCGCCGACGACAAGGCATTCGGCACCGAGAACCTGCGCGCGCTGCGCAACTGCACGCTGATCAATGTGCTCGACGGCTGCGCCATCTCGCTGCCCGCGCATCGCGAGGGCGAGGCGCCGGTCGGCCTGATGCTCGCCGCCGCAGGCGGTTCGGATCGCCGCATCTTCGAGCTTGCGGCCGGAATGGAGACCGTCATCCGTGTTTGA
- a CDS encoding DUF2848 domain-containing protein: MFELTFNVDDKGVATPLTLEIKQAVIAGWTGRDPVARDKHIAELEALGIARPATTPIYYRCSARRLTFADVIEVCGEDSSGEVEFVLIGWQGRIFVGCGSDHTDRKVESYSVTVSKQMCDKPMASELWELEDVIGHWDQLILRAWATIGGQRVLYQEGTLDHMLPVKDLIAGGFDKGALPDGCAMFGGTFAAKGGIRPASRFEFELEDPVLKRKISHGYDVVTLPVRG; this comes from the coding sequence GTGTTTGAACTCACCTTCAATGTCGACGACAAGGGCGTCGCCACGCCGCTCACGCTCGAAATCAAGCAGGCTGTGATCGCCGGCTGGACCGGCCGCGATCCCGTGGCGCGCGACAAGCACATCGCGGAGCTCGAGGCGCTCGGCATCGCACGGCCCGCGACCACGCCGATCTATTACCGCTGCTCGGCGCGCCGGCTCACCTTTGCCGACGTCATCGAGGTCTGCGGCGAGGACTCCAGCGGCGAGGTCGAGTTCGTGCTGATCGGCTGGCAGGGCCGCATCTTCGTCGGCTGCGGCTCCGACCATACCGACCGCAAGGTCGAGAGCTACAGCGTCACGGTCTCGAAGCAGATGTGCGACAAGCCGATGGCCTCCGAACTGTGGGAGCTCGAGGACGTCATTGGCCATTGGGACCAGCTCATCCTGCGCGCCTGGGCCACAATCGGCGGCCAGCGCGTGCTCTACCAGGAGGGCACGCTCGATCACATGCTGCCGGTCAAGGACCTGATCGCCGGCGGCTTCGACAAGGGCGCGCTGCCCGACGGCTGCGCGATGTTCGGCGGCACCTTCGCGGCCAAGGGCGGCATCCGCCCGGCCAGCCGCTTCGAGTTCGAGCTGGAAGACCCGGTGCTGAAGCGGAAGATCAGCCACGGCTACGACGTGGTGACGCTGCCGGTACGGGGCTGA
- a CDS encoding ABC transporter ATP-binding protein: MPTDAAPLLDAKSVDAGYGTMQVLWGVDLDVRPGETVLLLGANGAGKTTFLKSLVGLIEARSGHIRLGGEDITKMRSSDRMKRGMTYMSELAVFPDLSIEENIRVGAQALGHANPGARVDELYGLFPVLRDKRRDPASSLSGGQRKMLGIAKALSAEPKLLVMDEPSAGLSPLFVKEVLRALSSLQGRGLALLIAEQNIGFLEIATRVFVLEGGRIRFSGTVAEMSGNEDLHRAYFGLK; encoded by the coding sequence ATGCCCACTGATGCGGCGCCGCTTCTGGACGCCAAAAGCGTCGATGCCGGCTACGGCACCATGCAGGTCTTGTGGGGCGTCGACCTCGACGTCCGCCCCGGCGAGACCGTGCTGCTGCTCGGCGCCAATGGCGCGGGCAAGACCACCTTCCTGAAATCGCTGGTCGGCCTGATCGAAGCGCGCAGCGGCCACATCAGGCTCGGCGGCGAGGACATCACCAAGATGCGATCTTCGGACCGCATGAAGCGCGGCATGACCTACATGTCGGAGCTTGCGGTGTTTCCCGATCTGTCGATCGAGGAGAACATCCGGGTCGGCGCGCAGGCGCTCGGCCACGCCAATCCGGGCGCCCGAGTCGATGAACTCTACGGCCTGTTCCCGGTATTGCGCGACAAACGCCGCGACCCGGCCTCCAGCCTGTCCGGCGGCCAGCGCAAGATGCTGGGCATCGCCAAGGCGCTGTCGGCCGAGCCGAAGCTCCTGGTCATGGACGAGCCCTCGGCCGGGCTGTCGCCGCTGTTCGTCAAGGAGGTGCTCCGCGCGTTGTCGAGCCTGCAAGGCCGCGGATTGGCGCTCTTGATCGCCGAGCAAAATATCGGTTTCCTTGAGATTGCCACCCGCGTATTCGTGCTGGAAGGCGGCCGCATCCGCTTCTCCGGCACGGTTGCCGAGATGAGCGGCAATGAAGACCTGCACCGCGCCTACTTCGGGTTGAAGTGA
- the alkB gene encoding DNA oxidative demethylase AlkB yields MAADLFETIGDARPPREVIADGAVLLRGFVRPFEAELIPALCVIVKQAPFRHLITPGGHRMSVAMTNCGSVGWVSDASGYRYDPVDPDTGQPWPAMPEVLRRLAADAADEAGFTGFAPEACLINRYVPGAKLSLHQDKDELDYAAPIVSISLGLPAIFLFGGLKRSDTPRRYRLEHGDVAVWGGPSRLFYHGVAALADGEHSMLGRQRINLTFRKVR; encoded by the coding sequence GTGGCCGCTGATCTGTTCGAGACAATTGGTGATGCACGGCCGCCGCGCGAGGTGATCGCGGACGGCGCAGTGCTGCTGCGCGGCTTTGTCCGGCCGTTCGAGGCCGAGCTGATCCCGGCATTGTGCGTCATCGTCAAGCAGGCGCCGTTCCGGCATCTGATCACGCCGGGCGGCCACCGGATGTCGGTCGCGATGACCAATTGCGGCAGCGTCGGCTGGGTCTCCGACGCGAGCGGCTATCGCTATGATCCGGTCGATCCCGACACGGGGCAGCCCTGGCCGGCGATGCCCGAGGTGTTGCGCAGGCTCGCCGCCGACGCGGCTGATGAGGCCGGCTTCACCGGCTTTGCGCCGGAGGCCTGTTTGATCAATCGCTACGTCCCCGGCGCAAAGCTGTCGCTGCATCAGGACAAGGACGAGCTCGACTACGCGGCACCGATCGTCTCGATCTCGCTCGGGCTGCCGGCGATCTTCCTGTTCGGCGGCCTGAAGCGCAGCGACACGCCGCGCCGCTACCGGCTCGAACATGGCGATGTTGCAGTGTGGGGCGGACCGTCACGGTTATTTTATCACGGCGTCGCAGCTCTCGCTGATGGCGAGCACAGCATGCTCGGCCGCCAGCGCATCAATTTGACCTTCCGCAAGGTGCGCTAG
- a CDS encoding branched-chain amino acid ABC transporter permease, producing the protein MTYALVAGVLFGLYFSLVGIGLNLVFGVMRIVNLAHGDILMLGAFIALGVVGVAGIDPLFAIPLAFVVFVLAGVLLYWVLVPRLQGSANPEMLSIILFFGLSQVIEAVTTIFAGTSERSIQSRLLGTVFTTIKVKWFGGKAGGAGPIQIFGQGFPAPWVIAACTSLIAIALVYLYLYHTRLGTLTRAVMSRRDEAFATGIDVDRVSAAAFGIGLGIAAVAGVFAPFMFGSVTPAFGADATVTSFAIVVLGSLGNPLGTALGGVVYGLCYMLVQTYLSSWADLLPYVLLIVILLLRPSGLLGRRVRVA; encoded by the coding sequence ATGACCTATGCGCTCGTTGCCGGCGTGCTGTTCGGGCTGTATTTCAGCCTGGTCGGCATCGGTCTCAATCTCGTGTTCGGCGTCATGCGCATCGTCAACCTTGCGCATGGCGACATCCTGATGCTGGGCGCCTTCATCGCGCTCGGCGTGGTCGGCGTCGCCGGCATCGACCCGCTGTTCGCTATTCCGCTGGCCTTCGTGGTTTTCGTGCTGGCGGGTGTGCTGCTGTACTGGGTGCTGGTGCCGCGGCTGCAGGGCTCGGCCAATCCGGAAATGCTGTCGATCATCCTGTTCTTCGGCCTCTCGCAGGTGATCGAGGCCGTGACCACGATCTTCGCCGGCACCAGCGAGCGGTCGATCCAGAGCCGGCTGCTCGGCACCGTGTTCACGACCATCAAGGTGAAATGGTTCGGCGGCAAGGCCGGCGGGGCAGGGCCGATCCAGATCTTCGGCCAGGGCTTTCCCGCGCCGTGGGTGATCGCGGCCTGCACCAGCCTGATCGCGATCGCGCTGGTCTACCTTTATCTCTATCACACGAGGCTCGGCACCTTGACCCGCGCGGTGATGTCGCGCCGCGACGAGGCCTTCGCGACCGGCATCGATGTCGATCGCGTCTCGGCGGCGGCGTTCGGCATCGGGCTTGGCATCGCGGCCGTCGCCGGCGTGTTCGCGCCGTTCATGTTCGGCTCGGTGACGCCGGCCTTCGGCGCCGATGCGACGGTGACGTCGTTTGCGATCGTGGTGCTCGGCTCGCTCGGCAATCCGCTGGGCACCGCGCTCGGCGGCGTCGTCTATGGCCTCTGCTACATGCTGGTGCAGACCTATCTCAGTTCCTGGGCCGACCTCTTGCCCTATGTGTTGCTGATCGTGATCCTGTTGTTGCGCCCGAGCGGTCTGCTCGGAAGGCGGGTGCGCGTTGCCTAA
- a CDS encoding branched-chain amino acid ABC transporter permease, translating into MPNASKHLLFILAPLVVVFALLPGVYQNHLLLFNFVIFLILAQGVNIIYGFTGYLPFGYVGFFGAGAYGFAIMVMHLQTPAPLAVLVGGLVAVALGLLLTPLLRLSGAYFAIANLAASLAVLHFVANPALEGITKGPYGVSLTGTFNPTHAYYAAVVVMALTVGAVVYLKNSPFGLALQAVREDAVSASMAGVNIIKMRVIAWLASALVAGLAGGIYAWYVSVFYPDNVFSGEFSIFAIVFALFGGVATITGPIVGVLILYGIYNLIGFTTPQYFQLIYGLLIMGLVLFLPAGLVSLATRRGWHVP; encoded by the coding sequence TTGCCTAACGCATCGAAGCACCTGCTCTTCATCCTGGCGCCGCTGGTCGTGGTGTTCGCACTGCTGCCCGGCGTCTATCAAAACCATCTCTTGCTGTTCAACTTCGTGATCTTCCTGATCCTCGCGCAGGGCGTGAACATCATCTATGGCTTCACCGGTTATCTGCCGTTCGGCTATGTCGGCTTCTTCGGTGCTGGCGCCTACGGCTTTGCCATCATGGTGATGCATCTGCAGACGCCGGCGCCGTTGGCCGTGCTGGTCGGCGGTCTCGTCGCGGTCGCGCTCGGCCTGCTGCTGACGCCGCTGCTGCGGTTGTCGGGCGCGTATTTTGCGATCGCCAATCTCGCAGCCTCGCTCGCGGTGCTGCACTTCGTCGCCAACCCGGCGCTGGAGGGGATCACCAAGGGCCCGTATGGCGTGTCGCTCACCGGCACGTTCAATCCGACCCACGCCTACTACGCCGCCGTCGTGGTGATGGCGCTGACCGTCGGCGCGGTCGTCTATCTCAAGAACTCGCCGTTCGGGCTCGCTTTGCAAGCGGTGCGCGAGGACGCGGTGTCGGCCTCGATGGCCGGCGTCAACATCATCAAGATGCGGGTGATCGCCTGGCTCGCCTCGGCGCTGGTCGCCGGCCTCGCCGGCGGCATCTACGCCTGGTACGTCTCGGTGTTCTATCCCGACAACGTGTTCTCCGGCGAGTTCAGTATCTTCGCGATCGTGTTCGCGCTGTTCGGCGGCGTCGCCACCATCACCGGACCGATCGTCGGCGTGCTGATTCTCTACGGCATCTACAATCTGATCGGGTTCACGACGCCGCAATATTTTCAGCTGATCTATGGCCTGTTGATCATGGGCCTGGTGCTGTTCCTGCCCGCAGGGCTGGTGTCGCTGGCAACGCGCAGGGGGTGGCATGTCCCGTGA
- a CDS encoding 2OG-Fe(II) oxygenase, which yields MTATAQTITRPVAGIPARVDALEWDQITADLDTQGCAVLNGLLTPQECDGIAALYPDDGRFRSRVVMGRHGFGRGEYKYFSYPLPDLIAELRPALYARLTATANRWNETMGIDISYPSSHAAFLKRCHDAGQTRPTPLLLQYGEGDYNCLHQDLYGEHVFPIQVAILLSEPGRDFSGGEFVLTEQRPRMQSRPEVVPLTKGDAVAFAVHHRPVQGTRGPYRVNLRHGVSRIRAGHRHTVGVIFHDAK from the coding sequence ATGACAGCAACCGCCCAAACCATCACCCGCCCAGTCGCCGGCATTCCCGCCCGCGTCGATGCGCTCGAGTGGGACCAGATCACCGCCGACCTCGACACCCAGGGCTGCGCCGTCCTCAACGGCTTGCTGACGCCGCAGGAGTGCGATGGCATCGCGGCGCTCTATCCCGATGACGGCCGGTTCCGCAGCAGGGTCGTGATGGGCCGCCACGGTTTTGGCCGCGGCGAGTACAAATACTTCTCCTATCCGCTGCCGGACCTGATCGCGGAGCTGCGGCCGGCGCTGTATGCGCGGCTGACCGCCACGGCCAATCGCTGGAACGAGACGATGGGCATCGACATCAGCTATCCGTCGTCGCATGCGGCGTTCCTGAAACGCTGCCACGATGCCGGGCAGACCCGGCCGACGCCGCTGCTGCTGCAATATGGCGAGGGCGACTACAATTGCCTGCACCAGGATCTCTATGGCGAGCACGTGTTCCCGATCCAGGTCGCGATCCTGCTATCCGAGCCGGGGCGCGATTTCAGCGGCGGCGAATTCGTGCTGACCGAGCAGCGGCCGCGGATGCAGTCGCGGCCCGAAGTGGTGCCGCTGACCAAGGGCGATGCGGTGGCGTTTGCCGTGCATCACCGTCCGGTGCAGGGGACGCGCGGGCCCTATCGTGTCAATCTGCGTCATGGCGTCAGCCGGATTCGTGCTGGCCATCGCCACACCGTTGGTGTGATCTTCCACGACGCAAAGTGA
- a CDS encoding ABC transporter ATP-binding protein, protein MSREKAPILKVSKLVKRFGGFHALDGLSFHVVPGEILGLVGPNGSGKTTAINVISGLYAPDGGEVVFDGTSSGGVASHRLVHRGINRTFQVPKPFLSLTVRENIQVALAYGGATGAPSIPELLEDFRLKEVADRPAADLNSAQQKMLDLTRALATRPRLLLLDELAAGLNPAELDWIAGRIKALASTGMAIIVVEHLMGFIEQITDRVIVLNAGKEIFEGTLATAVREPQVIEVFLGGEHAH, encoded by the coding sequence ATGTCCCGTGAGAAAGCGCCCATCCTCAAGGTCTCGAAGCTGGTCAAGCGCTTCGGCGGTTTCCACGCGCTCGACGGCCTGAGCTTTCACGTCGTGCCGGGCGAGATCCTCGGGTTGGTCGGCCCCAATGGTTCGGGCAAGACCACGGCGATCAACGTGATCTCCGGCCTCTATGCGCCCGACGGCGGCGAGGTCGTGTTCGACGGCACGTCCTCTGGCGGCGTCGCCTCGCACAGACTGGTTCATCGCGGCATCAACCGCACCTTCCAGGTTCCAAAACCGTTCCTGTCGCTCACTGTGCGTGAGAACATCCAGGTGGCGCTGGCCTATGGCGGTGCGACCGGCGCGCCGTCGATCCCCGAACTGCTCGAGGATTTCAGGCTCAAGGAGGTCGCCGACCGCCCCGCCGCCGATCTCAACAGCGCGCAGCAGAAGATGCTCGATCTGACCCGCGCGCTCGCGACGCGGCCCCGGCTGTTGCTGCTCGACGAGCTCGCCGCCGGCCTCAACCCGGCGGAGCTCGACTGGATCGCCGGCCGCATCAAGGCGCTGGCCTCAACCGGCATGGCAATCATCGTGGTCGAGCATCTGATGGGCTTCATCGAGCAGATCACCGACCGCGTCATCGTGCTCAATGCGGGCAAGGAGATCTTCGAGGGCACGCTTGCGACCGCGGTGCGCGAGCCGCAGGTCATCGAGGTATTTCTGGGAGGCGAGCATGCCCACTGA
- a CDS encoding thiamine pyrophosphate-dependent enzyme, whose protein sequence is MTSTSGGEAIVNGLVAHGVDTVFGLPGAQIYGLFDAFHQAQLKVIGARHEQACGYMAFGYARSSGKPGVFSVVPGPGVLNASAALLTAFGCNEPVLCLTGQVPTQFLGKGRGHLHEMPDQLATLRSFVKWAERIEYPDNAPAMVSRAFQEMLSGRRGPASLEMPWDVFTQRTQVAAVKPFDQLPAPQPDPDRIKAAADLIAGSKAPMIFVGSGAIEAREEILELAEMIDAPVVAFRSGRGIVSNAHELGLTMASAYRLWPKTDLMIGVGTRLELPTMSRWPYQPAGLKCVRIDIDPVELRRWPADAAVIADAKAATADLVAAVRRAGYSKTSGRRAAIREATAATEHEIQRIQPQMAYLKILREVLPANAIVTDELSQVGFASWYGFPIYEPRTFVTSGYQGTLGSGFPTALGAKVANPNKPVVAITGDGGFMFGVQELATAVQFRIGVVTLVFNNNAYGNVRRDQRERFDGRVVASDLVNPDFVKLAESFGVGAARVTSPDHFRPVLEKALADGGPYVISVEVPTDSEVSPWAFIHPAKNN, encoded by the coding sequence ATGACCTCAACATCCGGCGGCGAAGCGATCGTCAACGGCCTCGTCGCCCACGGCGTCGACACCGTGTTCGGCCTCCCCGGCGCACAGATCTATGGCCTGTTCGATGCGTTCCACCAGGCGCAGCTCAAGGTGATCGGCGCCCGGCATGAGCAGGCCTGCGGCTACATGGCGTTTGGCTATGCCCGCTCCAGCGGCAAGCCCGGCGTGTTCAGCGTGGTGCCCGGCCCCGGCGTGCTCAACGCCTCGGCGGCGCTGCTCACCGCGTTCGGCTGCAACGAGCCGGTGCTGTGCCTGACCGGTCAGGTGCCGACGCAATTTCTGGGCAAGGGCCGCGGCCATCTGCACGAGATGCCGGACCAGCTCGCGACGCTGCGCAGCTTCGTGAAATGGGCTGAGCGGATCGAATACCCCGACAACGCGCCCGCGATGGTGTCGCGCGCGTTCCAGGAGATGCTATCGGGCCGCCGCGGCCCGGCCTCGCTCGAAATGCCGTGGGACGTGTTTACCCAGCGCACCCAGGTTGCGGCCGTGAAGCCGTTTGATCAATTGCCGGCGCCGCAGCCCGATCCAGACCGCATCAAGGCGGCCGCCGATCTGATTGCCGGCAGCAAGGCGCCGATGATCTTTGTCGGCAGCGGCGCCATCGAGGCGCGCGAGGAAATCCTTGAGCTGGCCGAGATGATCGACGCGCCTGTCGTGGCATTCCGCAGCGGCCGCGGCATCGTCTCCAACGCACATGAGCTCGGGCTCACGATGGCTTCGGCCTACAGACTGTGGCCGAAGACCGACCTGATGATCGGCGTCGGCACCCGCCTGGAGCTGCCGACGATGTCGCGCTGGCCCTATCAGCCGGCCGGCCTGAAATGCGTGCGGATCGACATCGATCCGGTCGAGCTGCGCCGCTGGCCCGCCGATGCCGCCGTGATCGCGGACGCCAAGGCCGCAACCGCCGATCTCGTCGCTGCGGTCCGCAGGGCCGGCTACAGCAAGACCTCGGGCCGCCGCGCCGCGATCCGCGAGGCGACCGCCGCCACCGAGCACGAGATCCAGCGCATCCAGCCGCAGATGGCCTATCTGAAGATCCTGCGCGAGGTGCTGCCGGCAAACGCCATCGTCACCGACGAGCTGTCGCAGGTCGGCTTCGCCTCCTGGTACGGCTTTCCGATCTACGAACCGCGCACCTTCGTCACCTCGGGCTATCAGGGCACGCTCGGCTCGGGCTTCCCGACCGCGCTCGGCGCCAAGGTCGCCAACCCAAACAAGCCGGTGGTCGCCATCACCGGCGACGGTGGTTTCATGTTCGGCGTGCAGGAGCTAGCCACCGCCGTCCAGTTCAGGATCGGCGTGGTGACGCTGGTGTTCAACAACAACGCCTACGGCAATGTCCGCCGCGACCAGCGCGAGCGCTTCGACGGCCGCGTCGTCGCCTCCGATCTGGTCAATCCCGATTTCGTCAAGCTCGCGGAATCCTTCGGCGTCGGCGCCGCGCGCGTCACCTCGCCCGATCACTTCCGCCCGGTGCTGGAGAAGGCACTGGCCGACGGCGGTCCCTACGTGATCTCGGTGGAAGTGCCGACCGATTCCGAGGTCTCGCCCTGGGCCTTCATCCATCCGGCGAAGAACAATTAG
- a CDS encoding MFS transporter yields the protein MTTKADRAVNRTGVYLAVLQLVFTLGWTTYVIYLPKLCADVGIAPATVILILMMDQGIFTITDTAMGMAADRISRMVGRLGVFVGILAAISCAAFIALPYVAGTGPGAKVWLIALIVIWAVTSSALRAPPLTLLGKYRAEPSVPFLAALAMLGYGIAGAVSPYLGVVLRNHDARLPFVLSGAVLLLTALAFSGIERRIAKEAQPERLAPPAKRLGAVPMFLIASMVLLSLGYQLHFNINSAPFYLRFAKPDELQWLMPVFWIGFNIAMFPASIVVRHRGGLIVMGAAGLLGAFAIIAAEIAGSLNALIVAQFLAGAAWGCMLMSAVSAALAIGETGAEGKVTGLVFSALALATFARMAAVAGGLQKIPDYAPLVHWAPVACWSVAGAGLLVIAASRLQRGAKSA from the coding sequence ATGACCACCAAGGCCGACCGCGCCGTCAACCGCACCGGCGTCTATCTCGCCGTGCTGCAGCTCGTGTTCACGCTGGGCTGGACCACCTACGTGATCTATCTGCCAAAGCTGTGCGCTGACGTCGGCATTGCGCCTGCGACCGTTATCCTGATCCTGATGATGGATCAGGGCATCTTCACCATTACCGACACCGCCATGGGCATGGCTGCCGACAGGATTTCCAGGATGGTCGGCCGCCTCGGCGTATTCGTCGGCATCCTCGCCGCGATCTCCTGCGCCGCCTTCATCGCACTGCCCTATGTGGCCGGCACCGGGCCGGGCGCAAAGGTCTGGCTGATCGCGTTGATCGTGATCTGGGCGGTGACGTCATCGGCGTTGCGCGCGCCGCCATTGACGCTGCTCGGCAAGTATCGCGCCGAGCCCTCGGTGCCGTTTCTCGCGGCGCTCGCGATGCTCGGCTACGGCATCGCCGGCGCAGTCTCGCCGTATCTCGGGGTCGTGCTACGCAACCATGATGCGCGTCTGCCGTTCGTGTTGTCCGGTGCGGTGCTGTTGCTGACTGCGCTCGCGTTCTCAGGGATCGAGCGCCGCATCGCCAAGGAGGCGCAGCCGGAGCGGCTTGCGCCACCAGCCAAGCGGCTCGGAGCGGTGCCGATGTTCCTGATCGCGTCGATGGTGCTGCTTTCGCTCGGCTATCAGCTGCACTTCAACATCAACAGCGCCCCGTTCTACCTGCGCTTCGCCAAACCGGATGAACTGCAGTGGCTGATGCCGGTGTTCTGGATCGGCTTCAATATCGCGATGTTTCCGGCGAGCATCGTCGTCAGGCATCGCGGCGGCCTGATCGTGATGGGCGCGGCGGGGCTGCTCGGCGCATTCGCCATCATTGCCGCGGAGATTGCCGGAAGCCTTAATGCCCTGATCGTGGCGCAGTTCCTCGCGGGGGCCGCCTGGGGCTGCATGCTGATGAGCGCGGTGTCCGCAGCGCTAGCGATCGGGGAGACCGGCGCGGAAGGCAAGGTCACCGGCCTCGTGTTCTCGGCGCTGGCGCTTGCCACCTTTGCGCGGATGGCGGCAGTCGCCGGCGGCCTGCAGAAGATTCCCGACTATGCGCCGCTGGTGCACTGGGCGCCGGTCGCCTGCTGGTCGGTCGCCGGTGCGGGCCTGCTCGTGATCGCCGCGTCGCGGCTGCAACGCGGCGCGAAAAGCGCCTAA
- a CDS encoding fumarylacetoacetate hydrolase family protein: MPAPRLATYSINGATKYGAVTDTGIVDLSSRFVRDYPTLREAIAAGALTKLVEDAAKRAPDHALDAVAWQLPIPAPEKIICIGVNYPDRNAEYKDGSDAPKYPSMFLRVPRSFVGHDTPVVRPRISPQLDYEGELVLVIGKAGRHITESAALDHIAAITLCNEGTIRDWVRHAKFNVTQGKNFDSTGSLGPWIVPYTSEAQIADIRLTTRVNGEVRQDDRTSRLIFGFRYLINYISTFTTLVPGDIIVTGTPTGAGARFDPPRYLKPGDVVEVEAEGVGILRNSVVDEAT, from the coding sequence ATGCCCGCTCCTCGCCTCGCCACCTACTCCATCAACGGCGCCACCAAGTATGGCGCCGTCACCGACACCGGCATCGTCGACCTCTCGTCACGCTTCGTCAGGGACTATCCGACCCTGCGCGAGGCGATCGCCGCCGGCGCGCTGACGAAACTCGTGGAGGATGCCGCCAAGCGTGCGCCCGACCATGCGCTCGACGCGGTCGCCTGGCAGCTGCCGATTCCGGCGCCGGAGAAGATCATCTGCATCGGCGTCAACTATCCGGACCGCAATGCCGAGTACAAGGACGGCTCGGATGCGCCGAAATATCCCAGCATGTTCCTGCGGGTGCCGCGCTCCTTCGTCGGCCACGACACGCCGGTGGTGCGGCCGCGCATCTCGCCGCAGCTCGACTATGAGGGCGAGCTGGTGCTGGTGATCGGCAAGGCCGGCCGGCACATTACCGAGAGCGCCGCGCTCGATCACATCGCAGCGATCACGCTCTGCAATGAAGGCACCATCCGCGACTGGGTGCGCCACGCAAAATTCAACGTCACCCAGGGCAAGAACTTCGATTCCACCGGCAGCCTCGGCCCATGGATCGTGCCCTACACCAGCGAAGCGCAGATCGCCGATATTCGCCTGACCACGCGGGTCAACGGCGAAGTCAGGCAGGACGACCGCACCTCACGCTTGATCTTCGGCTTCCGCTACCTCATCAACTACATCTCGACCTTCACGACGCTGGTTCCCGGCGACATCATCGTCACGGGGACGCCAACCGGCGCAGGTGCGCGGTTCGATCCGCCGCGCTATCTGAAGCCCGGTGACGTCGTCGAGGTCGAAGCCGAAGGCGTCGGCATCCTGCGCAATAGCGTCGTCGACGAAGCGACCTAA